A segment of the Coleofasciculus sp. FACHB-T130 genome:
CATGGGAATTTGTCGTTAAGCCCTTAACTTCCAATTCCAGAGCAGTCTGACTAGAGGGTTGCTCAATCTGGGGAATGGTTGCTAATAACTCTCGCAATTTCATCTTTAGTAACTCCTCACAATCGTCACGAGTCATTAATCGTTAGTCATGAGTCATCGGATCGTTAGCAGGCGGACGCTCGACTCAAGACTATTCGCGCTTATTCTTTATCTTTTACAAGCAAATATTTCTGTAACATTTGCGCCAACTGTTGCACCGTAGCGCGGGGAGAAGGACGGGGCAACGGTTCTTCTACTCGATCTGTACGCTGAGATCGAACCCTAAACAGGACAGGAATTTCATATTGATAGGCTTGAAACCAATCTTCGCGGGTAGTGATATCCCGGATTTCCAGTTCAATGGGGGGGTTTGAAACTTGTTCGAGTTTTTCTTGTAACCCCTCGCACAAGTGGCAACCCGGCTTGCTGTACAGAATTAACCGCACTCAATCTCTCCAAAAAACTTTTATAGGGCGATGATAGCTCCTAGTGCAGTTTGGCAGAAATCAATTGCCGGTTCAACAATTAGAAGTTATCTCATCTTTTCTTCAAAGCGGACACCCATCCCAAAAAAAAGCAGCAGAATCATTCTGTGACTGGCTACGCTTTGCCTCTACAATCCTTCCTCTCGATAGCAGGATGTTGGCGAGGGAATGTAGGCGGGGTGATTCTTGTCCGCGCCCATGTCTGCGCCAGTAGAATGCCATGCAATTCTTTACACGATGTTCATTTATAGCCCTGTTCTCCGATCGGGTTAGGTGCTTATAAGAGGTAAAATAATTTGTAATAAAGAATTCAGAAATTCACTAGAAACGTACCATGAGCGATAGCACCACAGCTCCCGTTAGCATCTCCTCGTTTAATCTGGATGAGCTTAACCAAAAATTTGACAAAGCTCATCCCAGAGAGATCCTGGCTTGGTGTGTTACAAATATCCCCACGGGACTGGTGCAAACCAGCGCCTTTAATGTGGATGATTTGGTAATTACGGATCTTTTATACCGCGATCTCAAACCAGCAACGCCAGTGCCAGTCCTGTTTCTGGACACGCTGTATCACTTTCCTCAAACCCTGGAGTTAGTTGCTAAAGCGCAGGCACTTTACAATTTAAACCTCCAAACTTACAAAATTCCCGATCTAGACTCCCGCGAAGCCTTTGCGGCTAAATACGGCGAAGCGCTGTGGGATAAGGACATCACTCAATTTCACCACCTGACCAAAATTGAACCATTGCAACGGGGTCTAGCAGAACTCAGCACCGTTGCCTGGATTACCGGACGCCGCCGCGACCAAGCCGTGACTCGTGCTGATATGCCAGTCTTGGAACTAGATTCACAGCAACGGCTGAAAGTGAATCCTCTGGCCAACTGGACACGCAAGGATAGCTGGGCTTATGTGGCTGAGCATGGCATGATTTACAATCCTCTGCACGATCAGGGATATGCCAGCATCGGCGACGAACCCATCACGACACCCGTTGCTGAGGGTGAAGACGAACGCGCAGGTCGCTGGCGCGGCATGGGTAAAACCGAATGTGGAATTCACATTTAGAATGTCTAATGGGTAATAGGTAATGGGTAATGGGTAATGGCAAGAAGATTACCCATTACCCATGACCAATCACCAATTACCAATTAGCAAAATGATTAAAATCCTCCACCTATCCGATATTCACATGGGGAGTGGCTTCTCCCACGGACGGGTCAATCCGGAAACCGGAGTAAACACACGCCTTGAGGATTTTGTCAATACTTTATCGAAGTGTATTGACCGAGCGATTGGGCAAAGCTCAGATGGAGAGAATGCCGAACCCGTCGATTTAGTCTTGTTCGGTGGAGATGCTTTTCCCGATGCAACGCCGCCGCCATATGTACAGGAAGCGTTTGCCAGTCAGTTTCGCCGCTTAGTCGATGCTCAGATCCCAACGGTGTTGCTCGTGGGGAATCACGACCAGCATTCTCAGGGGCAGGGAGGCGCAAGTTTATGTATTTATCGGACATTAGGAGTGCCAGGGTTTATTGTCGGCGATCGCATCGTCACCCACCGCATCGAAACCCGCAGCGGTCCCGTCCAAATCATTACCCTCCCTTGGCTCACCCGTTCCGCCCTGCTGACGCGCCCAGAAACCGAAGATTTGTCTCTAGCCGAAGTTAACGAGTTATTAATTAAGCGTCTTGAGCCTTGCCTGGAAGGAGAAATCCGGCGTCTAGATCCGGAAGTACCAACCGTTCTTTTAGCTCACCTGATGGCAGACCGAGCTAACTTAGGTGCAGAGCGCTTCCTAGCAGTCGGCAAAGGGTTTACCATCCCCATCTCGATGCTGACGCGACCTTGCTTTGACTACGTCGCGTTGGGGCACGTCCACCGACATCAGAATCTCAACAAGTCGAACCAGCCTCCAGTTATCTACCCAGGCAGTATTGAGCGAGTCGATTTCAGCGAAGAAAAAGAAGACAAAGGCTATGTGATGATTCAACTGGAACGAGGCAACGCCCAATGGGAATTTTGTCCTCTTCCCGTGCGCCCCTTCCGAACTATCGAAGTGGATGTCTCTGATGCATCTGAGCCGCAAGCCGCTTTAATCAAAGCGATAGGCAAAAAAGATATCAAAGATGCTGTCGTGCGGCTAATCTACAAACTGCGTTCCGAGCAGATAGATTTGATTGATAATAATGCCCTGCACGCTAGCTTAAGTGACGCCCACACCTACACAATTCAGGCGGAATTAGTCAGTCAGCTAGCGCGTCCTCGCTTGCCCGAACTCGGTTCTAGTGCCAGCACCGATCCTGTGGAAGCGCTGAAAACTTACTTAGCCAATCGGGAAGACCTTAAGGATATTGCCGCCTTGATGCTGGAAGAAGCCCAGAAGTTACTGGCACATGAGGAAGAGGCGTGGTTCAACGCTTCTGACATTGAGGAAGCATCAGCGATAGGAACGAATCAACCGAGTCAGCAATCTGTGGCAACGACAGATTCCCAGCTGCGTTTACTGTAAAAGTC
Coding sequences within it:
- the sbcD gene encoding exonuclease subunit SbcD is translated as MIKILHLSDIHMGSGFSHGRVNPETGVNTRLEDFVNTLSKCIDRAIGQSSDGENAEPVDLVLFGGDAFPDATPPPYVQEAFASQFRRLVDAQIPTVLLVGNHDQHSQGQGGASLCIYRTLGVPGFIVGDRIVTHRIETRSGPVQIITLPWLTRSALLTRPETEDLSLAEVNELLIKRLEPCLEGEIRRLDPEVPTVLLAHLMADRANLGAERFLAVGKGFTIPISMLTRPCFDYVALGHVHRHQNLNKSNQPPVIYPGSIERVDFSEEKEDKGYVMIQLERGNAQWEFCPLPVRPFRTIEVDVSDASEPQAALIKAIGKKDIKDAVVRLIYKLRSEQIDLIDNNALHASLSDAHTYTIQAELVSQLARPRLPELGSSASTDPVEALKTYLANREDLKDIAALMLEEAQKLLAHEEEAWFNASDIEEASAIGTNQPSQQSVATTDSQLRLL
- the cysH gene encoding phosphoadenosine phosphosulfate reductase, whose amino-acid sequence is MSDSTTAPVSISSFNLDELNQKFDKAHPREILAWCVTNIPTGLVQTSAFNVDDLVITDLLYRDLKPATPVPVLFLDTLYHFPQTLELVAKAQALYNLNLQTYKIPDLDSREAFAAKYGEALWDKDITQFHHLTKIEPLQRGLAELSTVAWITGRRRDQAVTRADMPVLELDSQQRLKVNPLANWTRKDSWAYVAEHGMIYNPLHDQGYASIGDEPITTPVAEGEDERAGRWRGMGKTECGIHI
- a CDS encoding glutaredoxin family protein — its product is MRLILYSKPGCHLCEGLQEKLEQVSNPPIELEIRDITTREDWFQAYQYEIPVLFRVRSQRTDRVEEPLPRPSPRATVQQLAQMLQKYLLVKDKE